From a single Helicovermis profundi genomic region:
- the grdD gene encoding glycine/sarcosine/betaine reductase complex component C subunit alpha, with translation MSENKEVKKILGNAFLEIASAIETGNFASKVKIGITTLGSEHGIDNIVKGAEKAALTADYEIVLIGPKVDTNLETIEVNSEDEAHKKMEDLLDSNYLSACVTMHYSFPIGVSTVGRVITPSYGKDMFIATTTGTSATNRSEAMFKNTLYGIIAAKSMGIKNPSVGILNVDNARIVERALKELSNNGYNINFGESKRADGGLIMRGNDLLMASVDVMVTDTLTGNILMKMFSSYSTGGSYEALGYGYGPGIGFDYKRNILILSRASGEPVVAGALSYAASLSKGNLVENTKKEYEDAKKAGLEEIIKGFSKENKSKDEKEIVMPAKEVVTGSVSGIDIMDLDDACKALWAKGIYAESGMGCTGPIVMVGEKNVEKALSVLANAGYLAKNSSPC, from the coding sequence ATGTCTGAAAATAAAGAAGTAAAGAAGATACTTGGTAATGCTTTTCTTGAAATTGCTAGTGCAATTGAAACTGGGAATTTTGCTTCGAAAGTTAAAATTGGTATTACCACATTAGGCAGTGAGCATGGTATTGACAATATAGTGAAGGGTGCTGAAAAAGCTGCATTAACTGCAGATTATGAAATAGTTTTAATTGGACCTAAAGTAGATACCAATCTTGAAACTATAGAAGTTAATTCAGAGGATGAAGCTCATAAAAAAATGGAAGACTTACTTGATTCAAATTATTTAAGTGCTTGTGTTACTATGCATTATAGTTTTCCAATAGGTGTGTCTACTGTTGGAAGAGTTATCACACCAAGCTATGGTAAGGATATGTTTATTGCAACTACAACTGGAACTTCTGCTACTAACAGATCTGAGGCTATGTTTAAAAATACACTTTATGGTATTATTGCCGCTAAATCGATGGGAATAAAAAATCCAAGTGTTGGAATATTAAATGTAGATAATGCAAGAATTGTAGAACGTGCATTAAAGGAATTATCGAATAATGGATATAATATTAACTTTGGTGAATCAAAACGCGCTGATGGAGGTCTAATTATGAGGGGAAATGACCTTTTAATGGCTTCGGTTGATGTTATGGTCACAGATACATTAACAGGAAATATTTTAATGAAAATGTTCTCTTCATATAGTACTGGTGGTAGTTACGAAGCACTTGGTTATGGTTATGGTCCTGGAATAGGTTTTGATTATAAAAGAAATATTTTGATTCTTTCAAGAGCTTCTGGAGAACCTGTTGTTGCAGGTGCTTTAAGTTATGCGGCTTCACTTTCTAAAGGTAATTTAGTAGAAAACACAAAAAAAGAATATGAAGATGCAAAAAAGGCCGGACTAGAAGAAATAATTAAGGGTTTTTCAAAAGAAAACAAATCAAAAGATGAAAAAGAAATTGTAATGCCTGCAAAAGAAGTAGTAACAGGCTCAGTTTCTGGCATAGATATTATGGATTTAGATGATGCATGCAAAGCACTTTGGGCTAAAGGAATTTATGCTGAAAGTGGAATGGGATGCACGGGTCCAATAGTTATGGTAGGAGAAAAGAATGTTGAAAAAGCCTTATCTGTATTAGCAAATGCAGGATATTTGGCAAAAAATTCTTCTCCTTGTTAA
- the grdA gene encoding glycine/sarcosine/betaine reductase complex selenoprotein A, with translation MSILDNKKVIIIGDRDGVPGQAMEECVKTHSTAEVVYSATECFVUTAAGAMDLENQNRVKALAEEHGAENVVVLFGASEAETSGLAAETVTNGDPTFAGSLAGVSLGLTVYHAVEPEFKSSVDADVYEEQVGMMEMVLDVDAIIEEMSSIRKDFCKFL, from the coding sequence ATGAGTATTTTAGATAATAAAAAAGTAATCATTATTGGTGACAGAGACGGTGTTCCTGGCCAAGCTATGGAAGAATGTGTTAAAACTCATTCAACAGCTGAAGTTGTTTATTCTGCAACTGAATGCTTTGTCTGAACTGCAGCAGGAGCAATGGATTTGGAAAATCAAAACAGGGTTAAAGCACTAGCTGAGGAGCACGGTGCTGAAAATGTAGTAGTATTATTTGGAGCATCTGAAGCTGAAACTTCAGGACTTGCCGCTGAAACAGTAACAAATGGAGATCCTACTTTTGCAGGTTCGCTTGCTGGAGTAAGTCTGGGCTTAACTGTATATCATGCAGTTGAACCTGAATTTAAAAGTTCTGTTGATGCTGATGTTTATGAAGAACAAGTAGGTATGATGGAAATGGTACTTGATGTTGATGCAATAATTGAAGAAATGTCTTCAATTAGAAAAGATTTTTGTAAATTTTTATAA
- the grdC gene encoding glycine/sarcosine/betaine reductase complex component C subunit beta: MSYAVLKAAGYVLVHTPDMVIHNGTTQTVEKQTNPDSEYLKKVPNHLRSFEEVVQYVPNQVYIGNATPDELGKIEKPWVDKKIDNADRFGKFGEVMPQNEFYALLKSSDVFDLVKFEKSFLESVKNDYSKHKLATEEELNDLNNGIDFDEIEKLVKESGSEGIYNGGKLVGCVKKAHDLDVNLNAHVMFENLVVKASGVLAFKHLLALNNIDPKSIDYVIECSEEACGDMNQRGGGNFAKAIAEKAGCVNATGSDMRGFCAGPIHAVIAAASLVKAGTYDNVVVVAGGATAKLGMNGKDHVKKDLPILEDVLGGFAILISKNDGISPIIRNDLVGKHNVGTGSSPQAVIQSLVTAPLDKANLKIVDVDRYSVEMQNPDITKPAGAGDVPEANYKMIAAIGVKRKELERKDILTFAGKHGMQGWAPTQGHIPSGIPYIGFALDDLTSGNLNRAMLVGKGSLFLGRMTNLFDGVSVIIERNEGLSEENSSNISKSEINKMIAEAMKGFAAQLLSE; encoded by the coding sequence ATGAGTTATGCAGTTTTAAAAGCAGCGGGATATGTATTAGTACATACACCTGATATGGTAATTCATAATGGAACTACTCAAACAGTTGAAAAGCAAACAAATCCTGATTCTGAGTATTTGAAAAAAGTTCCTAATCATTTAAGAAGTTTTGAAGAAGTAGTTCAGTATGTTCCAAACCAAGTTTATATTGGAAATGCAACACCTGATGAATTAGGTAAAATTGAAAAACCTTGGGTAGATAAAAAAATAGATAATGCAGATAGATTCGGGAAATTCGGTGAAGTTATGCCACAAAATGAGTTTTATGCACTATTAAAATCTTCAGATGTTTTTGATCTAGTTAAATTTGAAAAAAGTTTTCTAGAAAGTGTTAAGAATGATTATTCTAAGCATAAACTTGCTACTGAAGAAGAACTTAATGATTTGAATAATGGAATTGATTTTGATGAAATAGAGAAATTGGTAAAAGAAAGTGGATCTGAAGGAATATACAATGGTGGTAAACTTGTAGGATGCGTAAAAAAAGCACATGATTTGGATGTTAATCTAAATGCACATGTTATGTTTGAAAACTTAGTTGTGAAAGCTTCAGGAGTTTTAGCATTTAAACATTTACTAGCATTAAACAATATTGATCCTAAAAGTATTGACTATGTAATTGAGTGTTCAGAAGAAGCTTGTGGAGATATGAATCAAAGAGGCGGCGGAAACTTTGCTAAGGCAATTGCTGAAAAAGCTGGTTGTGTAAATGCTACTGGTTCAGATATGAGAGGATTTTGTGCTGGACCAATACATGCTGTTATCGCGGCTGCGTCACTAGTTAAAGCTGGAACTTATGACAATGTGGTTGTTGTCGCAGGTGGAGCTACTGCTAAACTTGGGATGAATGGTAAAGATCATGTTAAAAAAGATCTACCAATTTTAGAAGATGTTTTAGGTGGATTTGCTATTCTTATTTCTAAAAACGATGGAATTAGTCCAATAATTAGAAATGATTTAGTTGGAAAACATAATGTAGGTACTGGTTCATCACCACAAGCAGTTATTCAGTCTCTTGTAACTGCACCGCTTGACAAAGCAAATCTTAAAATTGTTGATGTTGATAGATATTCTGTAGAAATGCAAAATCCTGATATTACAAAACCAGCTGGCGCTGGAGATGTTCCAGAAGCAAATTATAAAATGATTGCTGCGATTGGAGTAAAAAGAAAAGAACTTGAAAGAAAAGATATTTTGACGTTTGCAGGTAAACATGGAATGCAAGGTTGGGCGCCAACTCAAGGCCATATTCCATCAGGAATTCCTTATATTGGTTTTGCACTTGACGATTTAACTAGTGGCAATCTTAATAGAGCTATGCTAGTTGGAAAAGGTTCGCTTTTCCTTGGAAGAATGACAAATTTATTTGATGGAGTTTCTGTAATTATTGAAAGAAATGAAGGCTTATCTGAAGAAAATTCATCCAATATTTCTAAGAGTGAAATAAATAAAATGATTGCAGAGGCTATGAAGGGTTTTGCAGCTCAATTATTAAGCGAATAA
- a CDS encoding BMP family lipoprotein, translating to MSKKTISLLLVVMLVGAMLVGCSSKPADDSAATAPTEEKKTPVVMGMISDTGGLGDQSFNDLAWAGLEKAANELGVERKVLESESADDYFPNLSSFAESDAQLIVGVGFLFNEAMAQAAEKFPDKNFAIVDSFVDAPNVASITFAENEGSFVVGVIAGLKTETNKIGFIGGMKFPLIQKFEYGFRAGVKSVNPDAEVFVNYADSFSDAAKGKEIALVQHQKGADVIYHAAGGVGVGLIQAAKEQNFWAIGVDQDQSALAPENVLCSMNKKVDVGVFQIAKSVVDGNFKGGANVFNIANGGIGYSDDAGNLTPELKDAADKYMQAIKDGKFVVPATEEEFNAFEVPQL from the coding sequence ATGAGTAAAAAAACTATTTCGTTATTATTAGTTGTTATGCTTGTTGGAGCAATGTTAGTAGGGTGTTCATCTAAACCAGCTGACGACAGCGCTGCAACTGCACCAACTGAAGAGAAAAAAACACCAGTTGTTATGGGTATGATTTCTGATACTGGTGGACTTGGTGATCAATCTTTCAATGATTTAGCTTGGGCTGGACTTGAAAAAGCTGCTAATGAATTAGGTGTAGAAAGAAAAGTACTTGAGTCAGAAAGTGCTGATGATTATTTCCCTAACCTTTCATCATTTGCTGAATCAGATGCACAATTGATTGTTGGTGTTGGATTCTTATTTAACGAAGCAATGGCACAAGCTGCAGAAAAATTCCCAGACAAAAACTTTGCTATCGTTGATTCATTTGTTGATGCTCCAAACGTAGCTTCAATTACATTTGCAGAAAACGAAGGTTCATTTGTTGTTGGTGTTATCGCTGGTCTTAAAACTGAAACAAATAAAATTGGATTTATTGGCGGAATGAAATTCCCACTAATTCAAAAATTTGAATATGGTTTTAGAGCTGGTGTAAAATCTGTTAATCCTGATGCTGAAGTTTTCGTTAACTATGCTGATTCATTCTCAGATGCTGCAAAAGGTAAAGAAATTGCATTAGTACAACATCAAAAAGGTGCTGACGTAATTTATCATGCTGCTGGTGGAGTTGGAGTTGGACTTATCCAAGCTGCAAAAGAGCAAAACTTCTGGGCAATCGGTGTTGATCAAGATCAATCTGCTTTAGCTCCAGAAAATGTATTATGTTCAATGAACAAAAAAGTTGATGTTGGTGTATTCCAAATCGCTAAATCTGTAGTAGATGGAAACTTTAAAGGCGGAGCTAACGTATTCAATATTGCTAATGGTGGTATTGGTTACTCAGATGATGCTGGAAACTTAACTCCAGAATTAAAAGATGCTGCTGATAAATATATGCAAGCAATTAAAGATGGTAAATTTGTAGTACCTGCAACTGAAGAAGAATTCAATGCTTTTGAAGTTCCTCAGTTATAG
- the grdB gene encoding glycine reductase complex selenoprotein B yields MNKIKVVHYINQFFAGIGGEEKADIKAESREGVVGPGMALNAAFKEEAEIVGTIVCGDSYFNENLEEATSDILEMIKKFDADLFIAGPAFNAGRYGTACGTICKIVKDELGIPAITAMYEENPGVDMYRKDLFIISTSNSAAGMRKAVPALSKLALKLAKKEEIGSPKEEGYHVRGMRKNYFSDKTGGERAVDMLIKKLTNAPFETEYPMPIFDSVEPGKAIKDLSKAKIALVTSGGVVPKGNPDRIEASSASKYGKYSLVGVQNLTGDTYETAHGGYDPTYCNADSDRVLPVDVLREMESEGKIGKLHDYFYSTTGNGTSTKNSRAFADEFAQELLADGVDAVILTSTUGTCTRCGATMVKGIEATGLPVVHVATVVPISLTVGANRIVPAVAIPFPFGDPSLHKEEEKAIRRKIVSKALEALTIEITEQTVFDWK; encoded by the coding sequence ATGAATAAAATTAAAGTTGTACATTATATAAATCAATTTTTTGCCGGTATCGGTGGAGAAGAAAAAGCAGATATTAAAGCAGAGTCAAGAGAAGGTGTTGTAGGACCAGGAATGGCATTAAACGCTGCATTTAAAGAGGAAGCTGAAATTGTAGGAACTATTGTTTGTGGTGACTCTTACTTTAATGAAAATTTAGAGGAAGCAACATCTGATATACTAGAAATGATCAAAAAATTTGATGCTGATTTATTTATAGCAGGTCCAGCATTTAATGCTGGTAGATATGGTACTGCATGTGGTACTATATGTAAAATAGTCAAAGATGAACTTGGAATACCAGCTATTACTGCTATGTATGAAGAAAATCCTGGTGTGGATATGTATAGAAAAGACTTATTTATTATTTCTACATCAAATTCTGCTGCTGGTATGAGAAAAGCGGTTCCTGCTCTTTCAAAACTAGCTCTAAAATTAGCAAAAAAAGAAGAAATTGGCTCACCTAAAGAAGAAGGTTATCATGTTCGTGGCATGAGAAAAAATTATTTTTCGGATAAAACTGGTGGTGAAAGAGCAGTTGATATGTTAATAAAGAAATTAACTAATGCTCCTTTTGAGACTGAGTATCCAATGCCTATATTTGATAGCGTAGAACCTGGAAAAGCGATTAAAGATCTTTCTAAAGCGAAAATAGCTTTAGTAACATCAGGTGGAGTAGTACCTAAAGGAAATCCTGATAGAATTGAAGCTTCTTCAGCTTCTAAATATGGTAAATATTCTTTAGTTGGCGTACAGAATTTAACGGGAGACACTTACGAAACTGCACACGGTGGATATGATCCAACTTATTGTAATGCAGATTCAGATAGAGTGCTACCGGTTGATGTACTTAGAGAAATGGAAAGTGAAGGTAAAATTGGTAAACTTCATGATTACTTCTACTCAACAACTGGAAATGGAACTTCTACTAAAAATTCTAGAGCATTTGCAGATGAATTTGCTCAAGAACTACTTGCTGATGGTGTAGATGCTGTTATACTAACATCTACATGAGGCACTTGTACTCGTTGCGGTGCAACGATGGTTAAAGGTATTGAAGCAACAGGACTTCCAGTAGTACATGTTGCTACTGTAGTTCCAATTTCGCTTACTGTAGGAGCTAATAGAATTGTTCCTGCTGTAGCTATTCCATTCCCATTTGGCGATCCTTCGCTTCATAAGGAAGAAGAAAAAGCAATAAGACGAAAAATCGTTTCAAAAGCTCTTGAAGCATTAACAATTGAAATTACTGAACAAACAGTATTTGATTGGAAATAG